The following nucleotide sequence is from Halorussus caseinilyticus.
TTGCCGTTGTCTTCGTGGTGAGTGTCCACGAGACCGCAGATGTCGTCGTCGTCGCCAGCAGAGCCGATATATCCCCAGCCGTAGGTACCGGAGTCGTCTCCGTAGTAGTCCACGACGACGATGGATTCAGCGCCGCTGTAGAGGTTGCCCTCGTTGTTCTTCAGCCAGTCGTCGGCGGCGTACAACCGGTCGTTGAGGGCGTTGTTGTCCGGGAGCGCGGACGCGGGGATGGTCACGCCGCCGGTGTACTGTGCGGTGACGCCCGCGTCGTACTCGTTGCTTCCGTCCTCGATGTTCGTACTCCACTTGTCGGAAATCCAGCTCAAGATGTCGTCCATCTTGTTGCTGGCCGACTGGTTGGAGTAGTTGTTCCAGAACGGGTCGGTACCGACGATTTGGACCGCTATCGTCTTAGCCTCCTCGGGGTCGAAGTCTTTTGGTCGGGTTTTCGTCTGCATCGTTACGCACCTCCGTTAGCGTTCGTCTCGACCTGAACGTCCTTGGGGACCGCGAGCAGGTCGGCCTCGTCGATTTTCGAGAGTTGGTCTTGCGCCAACGCCAGTAGAGACTGGACGCGAGCGCGCGCGTACGGGTCGTTCGACGCGAGCGGGAACACCATGTAGTCCTCGTGAGCGTAGAGCGTCACTTGCCCGTGGTTTCGAACCGTAATGCGCTGGCGAGCCGAAACCGGTCGCTCGCCGTTCGCGGGCGTGACCGAAACGGTCCGGTCCTCGAACTCGGCTTCCTGCCCTTCGGGGACACGCATCTCGTCGCCGCCGGTGGCGAGACGAACCGCACCGTTTGCTTCGACCAGCGACGCTTTCGGAACCGACCGTTTCCGACCGAGACCGACGTATTCGTTTGTCAGTCCTCGGTAGTCGGTCTCGACCGGGATTTGATACCTCGATTTCGTAATCGGGAACGAGGTGCCACTCTCGTAGAACTCGCCGTCGGCGGCGACCACGCCGGAGTCGCCCGTGAACGTATCGACGGGCGCATTCGTGAGCGTGAGTCGTTTCTTGGAAGGTTCGACGACGTATCCGGCGGTACCGTGTCGCGCAGACTTCGGTCCCGTCGGGGCGTTCGGGAACTCCTCTTTGACCTCGACGAACTGGACGGTTCCGCGCTCGAACTTGCTCGGGTCGGCGGCGGCGAGGTCGGTACTGGTACCGAGACCGAGCGTGAGGACTCCGAGACCACCGGCGCTTTTCAAGATGCTACGTCGCGTTGGCGTCTCGCGTCGTTCTCTCGTTTCGTTGGGGGACTCATTCATGTTATCTGCACCACAACAATCTAGTTGGAAGATTAACACTTATCCCTTTCTACCGTATTTAGATATGATTAATTATATTAATAAATCCCTATATCATGTCGATTTTGTATTATTTATATTTATTTTGTGTTTAATTGAGGACTGTTTTCCACCAAATAACGAGAAAGTGGCTCCGAGATAGTGTGGAGGAGCGAGACGGAAAACAGGGTCGAACGGAGTTAGGCCTCAACGACAGTCCCGTTTCGCGGATTCGGGCCGGGACGGACCTGACCGGCCGTCTGAGCGCGTAATATCACCGTCTCGTTGACGAAGTAATTCACCGTGTAGAATCCGCCGCCGGACATCTCACTGCCGTCTCGCCGGAGGGTCTTCGAGAATCCCACTTCAAGGTGGACGACGAACCCCGTCGCGGTAACGTTGAGAATTTTCGTTCGGGCCGGGGTCATCGCCAACTCGGTGGTGTCGTTCGTGAGTTCTTCGTTCCACATGTACGCCTGTTCGTAGTCTTCAACGAACCCGACGACGTTCTCTCGCGTCAGATTCTCAGGTCGCTCCGGGAGAGACCTCTCGGTCAGACGAGTATCGTTGGACGAGTCGGGGGGCGGCGTCTGTACTGGCGTCGAAGCATTCGTTGTCTCCCGATTCTGGTCGCTAGCTGGCGCACTGGAGAGACACCCCGCAGTCACCAACAGCAACCCGAAACCGAGTATGGCGAGTCTCGAATGCATGACGCGGAGTACACCTACTCGGGACAAAGACGTTTGGTTAGATAAAATAGATTTTTGGCCAACTAGAGCGGACTCAAACGAGACCCCGGCGAAAGTATATCCTATCGCGGACGAAAGTCCCGATATGGAAGAGGAACGCACCACCGTCCGGTCCGCGAACCGTTCGCCGACAGACGAGCGTCCGCGCGACGACGACCCGAACACGCTGATGAACGCCGTCGTCGGTGCCGTCGTGACCGTCGTGACCGCGCCTCTCCTGCCGTTCGCGGCCATCGCTGGCGGCGGGGTCGCGGGCTACCTCCAGAAGGGGGACCTCGGCGAGGGCGCGAAGGTCGGCGCAATCTCCGGCGCGATAGCGACGATTCCGGCGTTCCTGTTCGCGTGGGCAGTCGCCGGATTCCTCCTGCTCGGCGGCGAACCCCTGCTCGCGCTCAGCAGTATCTTCGCCATCTTTCTCTTCGTCGTCGTCGCGGTCTACCTCGTCGGTGCCGGGGCGCTCGGCGGGGCGCTCGGCGCGTACCTCCGGAAGGAACTGTAGAGCGACTCGGACGACGGCCGGTCCGGACGTGCTACTTTTAAGGTCGCGTGCCGACATCCTTCCGGTAAGAGTGCCCGACGCCGACGCCGGGAGGGAACTGCCGCTGTCGCCCGAGTCGCTCGACAGCGGCGCGAACGTCCTCGTCGCCGGGGAACCGCTGACCAGAAAGCGCGCGGTGATGCTGGACCTGATGGAGACGCCGGACCGCGCGGCCATCCTCGCCACGACAAAACGGAGCGCCGCGCAGTTACAGCAGGCGTTCGACCGGCACCACGACGCCGAGGCGTGGAAACTCCGGTTCGTGGACTGCGTGAGTAAGAGCAGGTCGGTCGAAGCCGTACAGGAGACCGAGACGGTCCGGTACGTGGCCGACCCCGGCGACCTCACGGGTATCGGCATCGAACTCTCGGGGTTCATGCAGGACTTCTACCACGACGAGGCGGTCGAACGCGCCCGACTCGGCTTCGACTCGCTGTCGCCGGTCCTGATGTACGCCGACGTGCGTCGGGTCTACCAGTTCCTCCACGTCATCACGGGTCGAATCGCCAGTTCGGGCTTTACGGGCGTCTTCACGCTCGATACGGTCGGCGGCGAGCGAGAAATCACCCAGCGACTGATGCAGGTGTTCGACGCGCTGGTGGAGGTTCGAGAGACCGAGGACGCCACGGAGTTGCGTGTCCGGGGGGGCGACTTCGGCCCGCGGACGTGGACCGAGTTCTGAGCCTACTCGTCTTGAAGATGCTGTTTCGCCAAGTCCACGATTGGCGACTCGCGCCGGTCGAAGACGAACGCCAGCCCCGACCACTCGCGGTACGGGAAGTGGGCGACCTGCACGTTCTCGTACCACCGAATCGTGGCGTCCAGCGTCCCGAAGTCGAACAGCGGTCGCTCGCGCGGCGGGTCGCCGAGACCCTTCATCACGATGGTCTCGATGCGGTCTTCGAGTTCGGGGTCGGTGTACTGCTCGCGCACGTCCTCGCGGATGAACAGCACGTCCGACTCGTCGCCGCTGAACCGGACCGCGAGGCGAAGCGGGGCGTTCGTCTGGTCTCGGAGTTGGTCGATGAGACCCCGGATGTCGGCGTTCACGTCCTCCAAGTCGTCGGAAATCTCGTCGAGTTCCTCGTCCAAGTTCTCCTGTGGTTCCTGTGGGGCGTCCACCATGTCGTTGGACGAACTGAAACGGGGTCGGAGTATAACAGTTGTTGAAACTGGCGGTGGCGCGGAGCGGTCGGCGAGACAGAAATGGACTTCACGCAGGAGTCCGAACCCCGAACCATGCACGACGAACGTTCCCGCGAGTTGTACGACCGGGCGCTCTCGGTCCTGCCCGGCGGCGTGAACTCCCCGGTCCGGGCCGTCCGACCGTACCCCTTCTTCGTGGAACGCGGCGACGGCGCGCACGTCGTAGACGCCGACGGCAACAAGTACATCGACTACGTGATGGGCTACGGTCCCCTGCTTCTGGGTCACGGCCTGCCACAGGAAGTCGAGTCGAGGATTCAGTCCCAACTCTCGGACGGGCCGATGTACGGCGCGCCGACCGAAGTCGAAGTCGAACTCGCCGAGTTCATCGCCCGGCACGTCCAGAGCGTCGAGATGGTTCGGTTCGTCAACAGTGGCACCGAGGCGACCACCTCCGCGGTCCGACTCGCCCGGGGCTACACCGGCCGGGACAAAATCGTCGTCATGCAGGGCGGCTACCACGGCGCACAGGAATCGACGCTCGTGGAGGGTAAGACCGGCGGCACCGGGTCGCCGAGTTCGTCCGGGATTCCCGACGCTTTCGCCGAGGAGACCATCACCGTGCCGTTCAACGACGAGCGGGCGGTCCGCGAGGTGTTCGAGGAACGCGGCGACGAAATCGCGGCAGTCCTCGCGGAACCGATTCTGGGCAACTGCGCGTCGGTGGGTCCGGTCGAAGGCTACCTCGACACCCTGCGAGAAGTGACCGACGACCACGGCGCGCTCCTCGTCTTCGACGAGGTGATGACGGGGTTCCGCGTCGGCGGCCTCCAGTGCGCCCAAGGCAAGTTCGGCGTCACGCCCGATTTGACCACCTTCGCCAAGGTCATCGGCGGCGGCTTCCCGGTCGGCGCTATCGGCGGTCCGGCCGAAATCATGGAGTCGTTCACGCCCACGGGCGACGTGTTCCAAGCCGGGACCTACTCGGGTCACCCGCTGTCGCTGACCGCCGGACTGGAGATGCTCCGGTACGCCGCCGAGAACGACGTGTACGACCACCTCGCCGACCTCGGCGACCAGTTGCGCTCGGGGCTGGCCGACATCCTCGAAGACGAAGCGCCGGAGTACACCGTCACGGGCTACGACAGCATGTTCAAAGTCGTGTTCACCCGCGACGGCCCACGGGACCTGTCGGGCCAGTGTGAGGCCGGGTGCCGACAGGACCCCGACTGTCCGCGGTTCGACTACTGCCCGAAGAGCAAGGCCGACGTGAGCGCCGCCGAGACCGAGCGGTGGGAACGACTGTTCTGGCCCGCGATGAAAGAACAGGGCGTCTTCCTGACCGCCAACCAGTACGAATCGCAGTTCCTCAGCTACGCCCACACCGACGAGGACGTGGAGAAGACGCTGGAAGCCTACAAAGAAGTGCTGTAGCGCGACCCGAGACCGCAGGTCTCGGGTCTACGGCCCGGAGTAGTCCACTTTCCCCTCCTCCTCGCTGGTCTCTATCGAGTAGAGTCGCGCGTACGGGAGGTGGAGATACCCGCCGTCTTCGAGTTGGACGCGGACCCCGTGGACCTTCCCCGAGTCCGAAATCTTCTCGGTCTCGACTTCGACCGTTTCGACCCCCTCGGGGTCGTCGTAGGTGATTCGCGCCATCCCCCTCGTAGTGGGACCGCCGTTTCAATAAGGATGGTCCCGGAACCGACTGGCGCGAGTCGGTGGGCATCTGCCCGCCGACTCGCGCGACCGCATGCGACACCGGTTTAGGGTCTGCGCCCCGAACTGCGACCATGAGCAGTGAACGGGCGAACAGCGGACGCGTCCGACGACGCCGCTCGCACCACTGGTACTGGGTGGCCGCCATCCCCGCCGCGTTCCTCCTCTGGGTGGCGAGTCTCGCGTGGCTAGCGCTGGCCGCCTCGTGGGAGGCGTTCGGGTTCGGCGGGAGTACGGTCGAACTCTCGCTGGTCGCGCTCGGGGTTCCGTTCGTCTTCCTGACGGCCTACTTCCCGCTGGCGGTCTACCGGGACGCCGACTACGTGAACCGGACCAGCGGGAAGTGGGCACCCGACCCGAGAACGCAGGCGCTGAAGGCCGGACTCGGACTCGCCGTCCTCGCCGTCGTCGGAATCGGCGCGCTGGTGTTCGACTTCCCCCCGTCGTGGCCCGTCGTCGCCGGGTTCGTCGTCAGCGTCCCCTTCGCGTCGTACTACATCTACCAGCGCCACGAGAAGGTCGGGACGCCCTGAGAGAACAGTCAGTAAATCGGTTCGACCGCGACGTGTGCGTGTTGGAGGTAGGGACGTTTCGTGTGGTTAAAACGACAATCACCGCGTGACGTGTTGGAAAACGGAATTTAGTTATCGAAGGCGATGTCGATTAACTCCCACTCCAACTCGGCCAATTTCTTGGCCGCGGCATTGTTTTTGTTGATTTTGTACTGCTTGCTACCGCCACGCTCTCGCGTCTGCTTCACGACACCGAGGTCGGTTAAGTCTTCGATGTGACGATACACTGTATTCCGACTGACGCCAGCCATCTCTGCGATTTCGGTGATATTGTGGTCCCACTCGGGGTCGGCCAAGAAAGCGGTCAAGATTTTCACTTTCGGACCGTCACCGAGCAACTCGGTTAACGCCGCTCCATCGGCGTAGGGTTCCTCTTCTTCGGATGGTTTACAATTACTGTTGGCACTCATGTTCACGCGAGTCCGTCTAGTTTATCCACAGACGAGATTTCCATCTGGCTATTCGTGATTGTGGCTTGCATCTGGATTATCGGTCTCTTACCTAAACAGGCAAGAGCACATGTTATGTTCTCACCCACACACACATAGTGTTTGTGGTAAAGTACACTACTGTTCATCTTCGAACTGGTATTGTTACTCTAACGTAACACTATTAAATAGCCCGCGAATACCCTCAAGTGGCCGCATGAGTTTGCCGACTGACGAACGAGAAACAGCGGCCCGAATCGTCAAGCGTCTCCTCAGTAAGGGTGTATGGGGAAGTCATCACAAACAACCCCAGACGATAGCGGGATGGTTCGCCACTCACGAACGCGGCAACGTGAAGGAGATCATCGGCGAAATGGTCTCCGACCGAGACGTTCCTCTCCGTCAAAAGGGGCGAGGAACAGTCCAACTCACGTCGAAGCAAGACGGTGAGAACTACCTCACTGATAACGGCTTCGAACCGCCTAGTAGGTGGTGAGCGACTCTCGACCCTGAGAGGCGCACTCAGCTATCCTTAATTCTTACTGGCCCAGTTTTCCGGGGACATTCAGATTACAGAGGCAGTACCTACCACGTCAAGGTTTCGTGCCAGTCTCGAAAACGAACAAGTGTTTCAACCTCCGTCGCCGACTCTCTCACATGAGCAAACACGGGACGGAGATACGCCTCGCGACGCGGGGTTCGGACCTCGCGCTACGGCAGGCGGCCGAGGTCAAGGCCGCCTTGGAGGACCGGCGACTCGCGGTCGAACTCGTCGAGGTAGAGACGACCGGCGACGAGATTCAGGACGAACTCATCCACCGCCTCGGCAAGACCGGCGCGTTCGTCCGGAGTCTGGACGAGAAGGTGCTGGACGGCGAGTTGGACGGCGCGATTCACTCGATGAAGGACATGCCCACCGACAACCCCGAGAACTTGGTGGTCGCGGGCATCCCCGAACGCGCCAGCGCCAACGACGTGCTGGTCACGCCCGACGGCAAGGAGTTGGACGAACTCCCCGAGGGAGCGACGGTCGGCACGTCGAGTCTCCGGCGAAAGGCCCAGTTGCTGAACTACCGCGACGACCTGAACGTCGAACCCCTCCGGGGGAACGTGGACACCCGCGCCGAGAAGTTGCTCGCGCCCGCGCTTCAGCAGGAACACGAGGCCCGGACCGAGGCCGAGAAGGAAAAGCAGTCGAACAAGGCCAGAGAGCAGAAGGGCCACACGGTCGATTACGACGCCGAGTTCGACCGGACCGTCGAGGAGTGGTTCAACGACCTCGCGGAAATCGAGCGCCGGGCGCTGGAGCGGGAGGTCGAAACCGACTACGACGCCATCGTCCTCGCGCAGGCCGGACTCGAACGGAGCGGACTCGCCCACCACCTCGAATACGTCGAACTCCCGAGTAGCGAGTTCGTCCCCGCGCCCGGTCAGGGTGCGCTCGCGGTGACTGCGCTCGACGGCGAACTCGCGGGCGACATCAACACGGTGCTGGACCACCCGCGGACGCGGGTCGAGACCACCGTCGAGCGGACGATTCTTGCGGAGTTGGGCGGCGGGTGCGTCGCGCCCATCGGCGTCCACGGCCTGATTCAGGGCGAGAGCGTCCACGTGGACGTGCAAGTGTTCTCCCAAGACGGCCAAGAGGTCATCGAAGCCAGTCGGGACGTGCCCGTCGAGAATCACGTCTCGGCCGCGAAAGAGGTCGCCGCCGACCTCGCCGAGAAGGGGGCCGCAGACCTCATCGAGGCCGCGAAAGCCGACACCGACGAACCGCGCGAGGCCAAGCGCGAAGGGGAGACGAGCGAGGAATGACCGGCGACGGGGAGAGCGGACGAGACGCGACGAACCGAGACGTTAGAGTCGCCGTCTTCCGGCCGGACGACGAGCGACTCGCCGAGGCCGAGCGACTGCTGGACTCGCTCGGTGCCGAAATCGTCGCGGACCCGATGCTCGAAGTCCGGCCGACCGGCGAGGAACCCCGCGAGGGCGACTACGTGGTGTTGACGAGCAAGACCGGCGTCGAACTCGCGTCCGAGGCCGGATGGGAACCGGGAGACGCCACCGTCTGCGCCATCGGCGAGAGTACGGCCGACGCGCTCCGAGAGGCGGGGTACGAGGTGGACCTCGTGCCCGAGGAGTACACCTCGGCCGGACTGGTCGAAGCCCTCGGCGACGAGGTGGCGGGCCAGCGAGTCGAAGTCGCCCGGAGCGACCACGGGAGCGCGGTCCTGACCGACGGTCTGGCGGACGCGGGAGCGGACGTAAATGAGACTGTGCTATATCAATTGGTCCGTCCGGAGGGGTCGGGCGACTCGGCGACTCTCGCGGCGGAGGGCGGTCTCGACGCGGCGGTCTTCACCTCGTCGCTGACGGTGGTCCACTTCTTGGAGGCCGCCGACGAGCGCGGAGTCCGGGCGGAAGCGATTTCGGGCCTGAACGACGCCGTGGTCGGCGCGATTGGCGACCCGACCCGCGAGACGGCCGAGTCCGAGGGCATCGAGGTTGACGTGGTGCCCGAGGTGGCCGACTTCGAGAAACTGGCGTGTGCGGCCGTGGAAGCGGCCGCGCCGACGTACCACGAGTAGTCGGACGAAAGCGGCCGAGGTCGCTACGGTCGCGGCGTATCCGTGTTACGGTCGCGGCGTATCTGTGTACTTCAACCTCGGCGCGCGGTCGCGGTGCGGTCGCGGTCTTCATTGGTTCAAGCCCGAAGCTAGCGCCTCGGCTTCCGGTTCGTTCCCTCTAGAAGCGGTTGTTCGGGGGTTCGACCCGAAGTAGCGTCCCGACACCGCCGCCGGTCGCAGTCGCTACACCCACCGTTTCTCGGCGAGCGACCTTTCCGACGCGAGCGCCAACTCGACGCCGAAACCGTGACCGACGCCATCGTCCGCTGTCCGACCCACGGGTACGTCACCGTCGCCGACAGCGCCGACCCGAGGTGTCCCGACTGCGGGGCCGACGCCGAGCGAGTCCTCTCGGGCGAGCGGAGACGCCGCCTCTCGAAGTTCGTCAGCGGCGCGCTCCGGCACTTCCCCGACGACGCCGGTCTGGAACTAGACCGACGCGGGTGGGCCGACTACGACGCCCTCGAAGCGGCGGTCGGCCGGAAGTACGACTGGGCCGACGCCGAGGACCTCGCGGCCGTGGTCGCCACGGACCCGAAAGGTCGGTTCGAGCGGAGCGAAGCGGACGGAAACGGGAAGATTCGCGCCGCCTACGGCCACTCGGTGGACGTGACGCTGGAAGCGGAGAGCGAGGGAGGCGGCGACGTGCCGGACCGACTCTACCACGGCACCGACCCCGAGAATCTGGACGCGATTCTCGCCGAAGGTCTGAAACCGATGGGCCGCCGTGAAGTCCACCTCTCGGGGAGTCGCGCGACGGCCCGCGAAGTCGGCAGTCGCCACGCCGCGGACCCGGTGGTCCTCGCAATCGACGCCGCCGCGATGGTCGCGGACGGCCTGCGAATCTCGAAGCGCGGCGCGGAGACCCACACCGCCGACGAGGTGCCGCCGGAGTATCTGGACGTTCTAAGCTAACCATACGTTTCCTTTACAATTATAAATATTGCTTTTAAAATTGCATATCATTCCCAATCGAAGAGACCGAGACGCGGAACTTTATAAGTAATAGCGACTTACCTCACGCTGAATGGCTTCCGCTGGTCCCGTTCCCGCCCTCGCAGACCGCGCCGCCGCGTGCGCCGACCGATTGCGGGACGCCGACGAGGTGTTGCTCGCCTCCCACATCGACGCCGACGGACTCACGAGCGCCGCAATCGCATCGCGGGCGCTCGAACGCGCGGGCATCCCGTTCGAGACAGTCTTCAGCAAGCAGTTGGACGCCGAGGAAATCGCGTCAATCGCGGCGACTGACTACGAGACGGTGCTTTTCACCGACTTCGGGAGCGGCCAGTTAGACATCATCGCC
It contains:
- a CDS encoding DUF5518 domain-containing protein → MEEERTTVRSANRSPTDERPRDDDPNTLMNAVVGAVVTVVTAPLLPFAAIAGGGVAGYLQKGDLGEGAKVGAISGAIATIPAFLFAWAVAGFLLLGGEPLLALSSIFAIFLFVVVAVYLVGAGALGGALGAYLRKEL
- a CDS encoding DUF7504 family protein — its product is MPDADAGRELPLSPESLDSGANVLVAGEPLTRKRAVMLDLMETPDRAAILATTKRSAAQLQQAFDRHHDAEAWKLRFVDCVSKSRSVEAVQETETVRYVADPGDLTGIGIELSGFMQDFYHDEAVERARLGFDSLSPVLMYADVRRVYQFLHVITGRIASSGFTGVFTLDTVGGEREITQRLMQVFDALVEVRETEDATELRVRGGDFGPRTWTEF
- the hemL gene encoding glutamate-1-semialdehyde 2,1-aminomutase, giving the protein MHDERSRELYDRALSVLPGGVNSPVRAVRPYPFFVERGDGAHVVDADGNKYIDYVMGYGPLLLGHGLPQEVESRIQSQLSDGPMYGAPTEVEVELAEFIARHVQSVEMVRFVNSGTEATTSAVRLARGYTGRDKIVVMQGGYHGAQESTLVEGKTGGTGSPSSSGIPDAFAEETITVPFNDERAVREVFEERGDEIAAVLAEPILGNCASVGPVEGYLDTLREVTDDHGALLVFDEVMTGFRVGGLQCAQGKFGVTPDLTTFAKVIGGGFPVGAIGGPAEIMESFTPTGDVFQAGTYSGHPLSLTAGLEMLRYAAENDVYDHLADLGDQLRSGLADILEDEAPEYTVTGYDSMFKVVFTRDGPRDLSGQCEAGCRQDPDCPRFDYCPKSKADVSAAETERWERLFWPAMKEQGVFLTANQYESQFLSYAHTDEDVEKTLEAYKEVL
- a CDS encoding winged helix-turn-helix domain-containing protein, with the protein product MSANSNCKPSEEEEPYADGAALTELLGDGPKVKILTAFLADPEWDHNITEIAEMAGVSRNTVYRHIEDLTDLGVVKQTRERGGSKQYKINKNNAAAKKLAELEWELIDIAFDN
- the hemC gene encoding hydroxymethylbilane synthase, which produces MSKHGTEIRLATRGSDLALRQAAEVKAALEDRRLAVELVEVETTGDEIQDELIHRLGKTGAFVRSLDEKVLDGELDGAIHSMKDMPTDNPENLVVAGIPERASANDVLVTPDGKELDELPEGATVGTSSLRRKAQLLNYRDDLNVEPLRGNVDTRAEKLLAPALQQEHEARTEAEKEKQSNKAREQKGHTVDYDAEFDRTVEEWFNDLAEIERRALEREVETDYDAIVLAQAGLERSGLAHHLEYVELPSSEFVPAPGQGALAVTALDGELAGDINTVLDHPRTRVETTVERTILAELGGGCVAPIGVHGLIQGESVHVDVQVFSQDGQEVIEASRDVPVENHVSAAKEVAADLAEKGAADLIEAAKADTDEPREAKREGETSEE
- a CDS encoding uroporphyrinogen-III synthase; translation: MTGDGESGRDATNRDVRVAVFRPDDERLAEAERLLDSLGAEIVADPMLEVRPTGEEPREGDYVVLTSKTGVELASEAGWEPGDATVCAIGESTADALREAGYEVDLVPEEYTSAGLVEALGDEVAGQRVEVARSDHGSAVLTDGLADAGADVNETVLYQLVRPEGSGDSATLAAEGGLDAAVFTSSLTVVHFLEAADERGVRAEAISGLNDAVVGAIGDPTRETAESEGIEVDVVPEVADFEKLACAAVEAAAPTYHE
- a CDS encoding RNA 2'-phosphotransferase → MTDAIVRCPTHGYVTVADSADPRCPDCGADAERVLSGERRRRLSKFVSGALRHFPDDAGLELDRRGWADYDALEAAVGRKYDWADAEDLAAVVATDPKGRFERSEADGNGKIRAAYGHSVDVTLEAESEGGGDVPDRLYHGTDPENLDAILAEGLKPMGRREVHLSGSRATAREVGSRHAADPVVLAIDAAAMVADGLRISKRGAETHTADEVPPEYLDVLS